The Rhodobium gokarnense genome includes a region encoding these proteins:
- a CDS encoding ZIP family metal transporter has translation MTQLHLAILCTTLAGAMIPLGAWLAVVERIRPNWLEEEFRHSVIAFGGGVLLAAISFVLVPEGIDKLPATASVAAFAAGGLAFFWLDRMISGNGGSKAQFVAMVSDFLPEALALGALFATGDPTGPLLAALIGLQNLPEGFNAYRELVAGGRKSPKTILGAFAAVALVGPIAAVLGHVYLTSLPELTGFVMLFAGGGILYLIFQDIAVQAHLERRWAPSLGAIGGYLVGLIGHLIVH, from the coding sequence ATGACCCAGCTTCATCTTGCGATTCTCTGCACCACCCTTGCCGGCGCCATGATCCCGCTCGGCGCCTGGCTTGCCGTCGTCGAGCGCATCCGGCCGAACTGGCTGGAGGAGGAGTTCCGCCATTCCGTCATCGCCTTCGGCGGCGGCGTGCTGCTTGCCGCGATTTCCTTCGTGCTGGTGCCGGAGGGCATCGACAAGCTGCCGGCGACGGCCTCGGTGGCGGCGTTCGCGGCCGGCGGGCTCGCCTTCTTCTGGCTCGACCGGATGATCTCCGGCAATGGCGGCTCCAAGGCGCAGTTCGTCGCCATGGTCTCCGATTTCCTGCCGGAGGCGCTCGCCCTCGGCGCGCTGTTCGCCACGGGCGACCCCACCGGGCCGCTGCTGGCCGCGCTGATCGGCCTGCAGAACCTGCCGGAAGGCTTCAACGCCTATCGCGAACTCGTCGCCGGCGGCCGCAAGTCGCCGAAGACCATCCTCGGGGCGTTTGCCGCGGTGGCGCTGGTCGGGCCCATCGCCGCCGTCCTCGGCCACGTCTACCTCACCAGCCTGCCGGAGCTGACCGGCTTCGTCATGCTGTTCGCCGGCGGCGGCATCCTCTACCTGATCTTCCAGGACATCGCCGTCCAGGCCCATCTGGAGCGGCGCTGGGCGCCCTCGCTCGGCGCCATCGGCGGCTACCTGGTCGGCTTGATCGGTCATCTGATCGTGCATTGA
- a CDS encoding GlcG/HbpS family heme-binding protein: protein MNRLTAMAAAALVASGVSMPAAAQDGAGDEATVSHKSLTLETALDLAQAALAHCREAGYQVAVSVVDRGGTQQVSLRDRFAGPHTPDTSFRKAWTAVSFRTDTLELAKTTESGTSWAVRNVTMALPLGGGVMIRDGDGSLLGAVGVSGAPSGEADEGCGKAGIAAIADRIAF from the coding sequence ATGAACAGATTGACCGCAATGGCCGCGGCGGCGCTCGTCGCTAGCGGCGTCTCGATGCCGGCCGCCGCCCAGGACGGCGCCGGGGACGAGGCGACCGTCAGCCACAAGTCGCTGACGCTGGAGACCGCGCTCGACCTTGCCCAAGCGGCGCTCGCCCATTGCCGGGAGGCCGGCTACCAGGTCGCGGTCAGCGTCGTCGACCGCGGCGGCACCCAGCAGGTCTCCCTGCGCGACCGCTTCGCCGGGCCGCACACGCCGGACACCTCGTTCCGCAAGGCCTGGACCGCCGTCAGCTTCCGCACCGACACGCTGGAACTCGCCAAGACGACGGAGTCCGGCACCTCCTGGGCCGTGCGCAACGTCACCATGGCGCTGCCCCTCGGCGGCGGGGTGATGATCCGCGACGGCGACGGCAGCCTCCTCGGCGCCGTCGGGGTTTCAGGCGCCCCCAGCGGCGAAGCCGACGAGGGCTGCGGCAAGGCCGGCATCGCCGCGATCGCCGACCGCATCGCGTTCTAA
- a CDS encoding ribbon-helix-helix domain-containing protein, translating to MAIFLEEKDPLDHMFQACTTDQIGEFVPEKRSFRIHGHSTTVRLERAFWNVIELMADDLSLTVPQLIERIIDQCILANDKNVASCLRVICLKYINVYAA from the coding sequence ATGGCGATCTTCCTGGAAGAAAAAGACCCCCTCGATCACATGTTTCAGGCCTGCACGACCGACCAGATCGGCGAATTCGTGCCGGAAAAGCGCTCGTTCCGAATCCACGGCCATTCCACCACGGTGCGGCTGGAGCGGGCGTTCTGGAACGTCATCGAGCTGATGGCCGACGATCTCAGCCTGACCGTGCCGCAGCTCATCGAGCGCATCATCGACCAGTGCATCCTCGCCAACGACAAGAACGTCGCCTCGTGCCTCAGAGTCATCTGCCTCAAATACATCAACGTCTACGCCGCCTGA
- a CDS encoding sulfurtransferase TusA family protein, translating into MGLFGFGDKKGAEAAPKPMAAATLSDGTSVQITEVVDCIGDSCPRPQLMTKKAIGKIEPGEVVEVLVDNPSSVEALPPMCDEINATHLETVKGERSWHVYIRKD; encoded by the coding sequence ATGGGTCTGTTCGGATTTGGAGACAAGAAGGGGGCGGAGGCCGCGCCGAAGCCGATGGCGGCGGCAACGCTCAGCGACGGCACCAGCGTCCAGATCACTGAGGTCGTCGACTGCATCGGCGATTCCTGCCCGCGCCCGCAGCTCATGACCAAGAAGGCCATCGGCAAGATCGAGCCGGGCGAGGTCGTGGAGGTGTTGGTCGACAACCCGTCCTCGGTGGAGGCTCTGCCGCCCATGTGCGACGAGATCAACGCCACCCATCTTGAGACCGTCAAGGGCGAGCGCTCCTGGCACGTCTATATCCGCAAGGACTGA
- a CDS encoding YeeE/YedE family protein, with protein sequence MVPARTRRACVFGKVPATESRSRPRQIGGRMDLFKKTLDPVIALAAIAVLDIFLFLIVGSWTVGGGETMMTGLAAEAVLGDDIERLPFWSLVFQPDWGYWKIYISLGMLFGAFVAAVLSKEFYLRMPRRLGEWVMITIGGLLMGIGIRLAFICNVSTFFGITPEVNFGGYLAISGIIAGAWVGSLIYKRILEG encoded by the coding sequence ATTGTTCCGGCAAGGACAAGGCGTGCTTGTGTCTTCGGCAAAGTTCCCGCGACAGAATCGAGAAGCCGGCCGCGGCAAATTGGGGGAAGAATGGATCTCTTCAAGAAAACGCTCGACCCGGTGATCGCGCTCGCCGCCATCGCCGTCCTCGACATCTTCCTGTTTCTCATCGTCGGCTCTTGGACCGTCGGCGGCGGCGAGACCATGATGACGGGGCTCGCGGCCGAAGCCGTCCTCGGAGACGACATCGAACGGCTGCCCTTCTGGAGCCTCGTCTTCCAGCCCGACTGGGGCTACTGGAAGATCTATATCAGCCTCGGCATGCTGTTCGGCGCCTTCGTCGCCGCCGTGCTCTCCAAGGAATTCTACCTGCGCATGCCGCGCCGCCTCGGCGAATGGGTGATGATCACCATCGGCGGCCTCCTCATGGGCATCGGCATAAGGCTCGCTTTCATCTGCAACGTCTCGACCTTTTTCGGCATCACGCCGGAGGTCAATTTCGGCGGCTACCTGGCGATCAGCGGCATCATCGCCGGCGCCTGGGTCGGCTCGCTGATCTACAAGCGCATCCTGGAGGGCTGA
- a CDS encoding sulfurtransferase — MTKHSRIFGLAGAAAIAVTVLAAPASAADPLVDVDWVKAHATDDGVVLVDFREKTDFLRGHIPGSVNSSYAKDGWRVKKGNVPGMMPEDTAKLAEHIGSLGIGNDTHVILVPPGASSSDMGTGTRVYWTFKVLGHDEVSILDGGFAAYVAEEKDGKPANPLEKGAAKPEAKEFSVNLQRDMMVGIADVKAASEKGVTLVDARPADQYLGVNRHGASKAGGTIPGAKNLPQTWTTENSGGKFRSPEALKKLYAAAGVDPDAPQIAFCNTGHWASIDWFVSSEILGNKDAKMYDGSMTEWTQAGEKTESKVSVN, encoded by the coding sequence ATGACAAAGCATTCCAGAATTTTTGGCCTGGCCGGCGCGGCGGCGATCGCCGTCACCGTCCTTGCCGCACCGGCGAGCGCCGCCGATCCGCTGGTCGACGTCGACTGGGTCAAGGCCCATGCCACAGACGACGGCGTCGTCCTCGTCGATTTCCGCGAAAAGACCGATTTCCTGCGCGGCCACATTCCGGGCTCGGTCAATTCCAGCTACGCCAAGGACGGCTGGCGCGTGAAGAAGGGCAACGTGCCGGGCATGATGCCGGAGGACACCGCCAAGCTCGCCGAGCACATCGGCAGCCTCGGCATCGGCAACGACACCCATGTGATCCTCGTGCCGCCGGGCGCCAGCAGCTCCGACATGGGCACCGGCACCCGCGTCTACTGGACCTTCAAGGTGCTCGGCCATGACGAGGTCTCGATCCTGGACGGCGGTTTTGCCGCCTATGTGGCGGAGGAAAAGGACGGCAAGCCGGCCAATCCGCTGGAGAAGGGCGCCGCCAAGCCGGAAGCCAAGGAGTTCTCCGTCAACCTGCAGAGGGACATGATGGTCGGCATCGCCGACGTGAAGGCGGCCTCCGAAAAGGGCGTCACCCTCGTCGATGCGCGCCCCGCCGACCAGTATCTCGGCGTCAACCGCCATGGCGCGTCGAAGGCCGGCGGCACCATCCCCGGCGCCAAGAACCTGCCGCAGACCTGGACCACCGAGAACAGCGGCGGCAAGTTCCGCTCGCCGGAGGCCCTGAAGAAACTCTATGCGGCGGCCGGCGTCGACCCGGACGCGCCCCAGATCGCCTTCTGCAACACCGGCCATTGGGCCTCGATCGACTGGTTCGTCTCCAGCGAGATCCTCGGCAACAAGGACGCCAAGATGTATGACGGCTCCATGACCGAATGGACCCAGGCCGGCGAGAAGACGGAATCGAAGGTCTCCGTCAACTGA
- a CDS encoding SMP-30/gluconolactonase/LRE family protein — MAVTFRTLASEPAELGESPVWVEAENCVWWVDIDGKRLLRTDADSGKTAVWATPETPGFVAPTMKGGIVVGMETGLFSFAEEDGGFTRLLALDAPGMRFNDATTDDRGRIWAGTMTMGERRPEGVLYRIDPDLTMTPVITGLMTANGLAVDAARGRLYLSDSNSDVQTVWTADLDMASGALGEREVFLDMFGVTGRPDGAALDAEGNYWLAGITGGVVYHFAPDGTVISEFPVPALDPTKPCFGGPALDRLFVSTRKSETGAGGLIVADTIGVRGRPVPHFGAA, encoded by the coding sequence ATGGCGGTGACATTCAGGACGCTCGCGTCCGAACCGGCGGAGCTGGGCGAGAGCCCGGTCTGGGTGGAAGCGGAAAACTGCGTCTGGTGGGTCGACATCGACGGCAAGCGGCTCCTGCGGACCGATGCCGACAGCGGCAAAACGGCGGTCTGGGCAACGCCGGAAACGCCGGGCTTTGTCGCCCCGACCATGAAGGGCGGCATCGTCGTCGGCATGGAGACCGGGCTCTTCAGCTTTGCCGAGGAGGACGGCGGCTTCACGCGCCTTCTCGCGCTTGATGCGCCGGGCATGCGCTTCAACGATGCGACGACGGACGATCGCGGCCGCATCTGGGCGGGCACCATGACCATGGGCGAGCGCCGTCCCGAGGGCGTCCTCTACCGGATCGATCCGGACCTGACGATGACCCCCGTCATCACCGGCCTGATGACGGCGAACGGCCTTGCCGTCGATGCCGCGCGCGGCCGCCTCTACCTGTCCGACTCCAATTCAGATGTCCAGACCGTCTGGACCGCGGACCTCGACATGGCAAGCGGCGCCCTCGGCGAGCGTGAGGTCTTCCTCGACATGTTCGGCGTCACCGGCCGGCCGGACGGCGCGGCCCTCGATGCCGAAGGCAATTACTGGCTTGCCGGCATCACGGGCGGCGTCGTCTACCACTTCGCGCCCGACGGCACGGTGATTTCCGAGTTTCCGGTGCCGGCCCTCGACCCGACCAAGCCGTGCTTCGGCGGCCCCGCCCTCGACCGCCTGTTCGTGTCGACCAGAAAAAGCGAGACCGGCGCTGGCGGCCTCATCGTGGCCGACACCATCGGCGTGCGCGGTCGGCCCGTGCCCCACTTCGGCGCGGCGTGA
- a CDS encoding LysR family transcriptional regulator, which yields MSIRQFRALEAISEYGSFAAAAKALNLTQSAISMQIASLEESLGVPLFDRQHRPPRLTRAGTVVLRHARVILSQYNDIFDALSEARPYHGSFRLGVIPTILTNLLPLSLMRLREEEPGLTVNVSSGLSGELMHQVETGELDAALMHKPGTLGTALSWRDIAQQRVVVVAPPDSTGETPQEVFERHPYIRFNRSAWVAPLVEARLSDLGISPDTRAEIQSIEAIHLLVGLGFGASILPDVSTESFARTSLRIIPFGEPPVYRTVGILSRTDMTKKNARRIIGDVFAATAGRPNTLKKDG from the coding sequence ATGTCCATACGCCAGTTCCGGGCGCTGGAGGCGATCAGCGAATACGGCTCCTTTGCCGCCGCCGCCAAGGCGCTCAACCTGACCCAGTCGGCGATCTCCATGCAGATCGCCTCGCTGGAGGAGTCCCTCGGCGTTCCCCTGTTCGACCGCCAGCACCGCCCGCCGCGCCTGACCCGGGCCGGCACCGTCGTGCTGCGCCACGCCCGGGTCATCCTCTCCCAGTACAACGACATCTTCGATGCGCTGTCGGAGGCGCGGCCCTATCACGGCAGTTTCCGCCTCGGCGTCATCCCGACGATCCTGACGAACCTGTTGCCGCTTTCCCTGATGCGCCTGCGTGAAGAGGAGCCGGGGCTGACGGTCAACGTCTCCTCCGGCCTTTCCGGAGAACTGATGCACCAGGTGGAGACCGGAGAGCTCGATGCCGCCCTGATGCACAAGCCGGGAACGCTCGGCACCGCGCTGTCCTGGCGCGACATCGCCCAGCAGCGGGTGGTCGTCGTCGCCCCGCCCGACTCCACCGGCGAGACGCCCCAGGAGGTCTTCGAGCGCCACCCCTATATCCGTTTCAACCGCTCGGCCTGGGTGGCGCCGCTGGTCGAGGCGCGGCTTTCCGACCTCGGGATTTCGCCCGACACAAGGGCCGAGATCCAGTCGATCGAGGCGATCCATCTCCTCGTCGGCCTCGGCTTCGGCGCCTCGATCCTGCCCGACGTCAGCACCGAGAGCTTTGCCCGCACCTCGCTGCGCATCATCCCGTTCGGCGAGCCGCCGGTCTACCGCACGGTCGGCATCCTGTCGCGCACCGACATGACCAAGAAGAACGCACGGCGCATCATCGGCGACGTCTTTGCCGCCACCGCCGGCCGTCCCAATACCCTGAAAAAGGACGGATGA
- a CDS encoding rhodanese-like domain-containing protein, with protein sequence MLKTPALLIGLAAVLLAGAGTDARADFRFLDDAAAIPAGVVVVDSRDADTCAGGAPARAETEPRCVPIAAVIGPNGRLASFRDVAWFLGTVGLDGSETVLVIGARERDRDAVAGLLHLAGQKGVLVWQRPINALGEDFATVSGRISEPARRAVFREPTRDDRIVLRDDLQRMLAGGGVLLLDGRPAEDFWGERTTGARAGHLPGAQSLPARALRGATPVVAPDGVDPVLYGRGAVDGLAYYTAVAAGRGRAARVYLEGFANWAASGLPLDAESHPDLTAPGPERVRAKPRPAPRPDGKLLALSASVGALLGAAVAVGTLAVIRRRKA encoded by the coding sequence ATGCTGAAGACCCCGGCCCTGCTGATCGGACTTGCCGCGGTGCTCCTTGCCGGCGCCGGAACGGACGCGCGGGCCGATTTCCGGTTCCTCGACGATGCCGCGGCGATCCCGGCGGGCGTGGTCGTCGTCGACAGCCGCGACGCGGACACCTGCGCCGGCGGCGCACCCGCGCGGGCCGAAACCGAGCCCCGCTGCGTGCCGATTGCCGCCGTCATCGGGCCGAATGGCCGGCTCGCGTCCTTCCGCGACGTTGCCTGGTTCCTCGGCACGGTCGGCCTCGACGGCTCGGAAACGGTGCTCGTCATCGGCGCCCGGGAGCGCGACCGCGACGCCGTCGCAGGCCTTCTCCACCTTGCGGGCCAGAAAGGCGTGCTGGTCTGGCAGCGGCCGATCAATGCCCTAGGTGAGGATTTCGCGACCGTCTCCGGCCGCATCTCCGAGCCGGCCCGCCGTGCCGTCTTCCGGGAACCGACGCGCGACGATCGCATTGTGCTTCGGGATGATCTGCAGCGGATGCTGGCCGGGGGCGGTGTGCTGCTCCTCGACGGGCGTCCGGCAGAGGATTTCTGGGGTGAGAGGACGACGGGCGCGCGGGCGGGCCATCTGCCCGGCGCCCAGTCTCTGCCGGCGCGGGCGCTTCGCGGCGCAACGCCCGTCGTCGCGCCGGACGGCGTAGACCCCGTTCTTTATGGACGCGGGGCCGTCGACGGCCTTGCCTACTACACCGCCGTCGCCGCCGGGCGGGGCCGGGCTGCAAGGGTCTATCTGGAAGGCTTCGCCAACTGGGCCGCTTCCGGCCTGCCGCTCGATGCGGAAAGCCATCCGGACCTTACCGCGCCGGGGCCTGAACGCGTCCGCGCCAAACCGCGTCCCGCGCCGAGGCCCGACGGAAAACTTCTCGCCCTGTCCGCCTCGGTCGGTGCGCTCCTGGGGGCCGCCGTGGCCGTGGGAACCCTTGCCGTCATTCGCAGAAGGAAAGCCTGA
- a CDS encoding YeeE/YedE family protein, protein MSPVGECIVAFVFGTVVGVLVQRSRFCNTAALRDAMLFNSYRNTKALLVAMIILTIGFTTFISIGEGHTMHFDVGLNTVAGLFLFGIGMVLAGACTVSTWVKTGEGNIGALWALIFTFVGMFLFSLVWSWNFWPPAPASMTGKINVEALQLGFSNAATLQEKLGIPAIVFGLVQAAVLLLIYRAILKKEAAQQARHKAAQEERALKKAMTEKASGKTGEPVAEPAQ, encoded by the coding sequence ATGAGCCCTGTCGGTGAATGCATCGTCGCCTTCGTCTTCGGCACCGTCGTCGGCGTCCTCGTTCAACGCTCGCGCTTCTGCAACACGGCGGCCCTGCGCGACGCCATGCTCTTCAACAGCTATCGCAACACCAAGGCCCTCTTGGTGGCGATGATCATCCTGACCATCGGCTTCACCACCTTCATCTCCATCGGCGAAGGCCACACCATGCATTTCGACGTCGGCCTCAACACGGTGGCCGGCCTCTTCCTGTTCGGCATCGGCATGGTGCTTGCCGGCGCCTGCACGGTCTCGACCTGGGTCAAGACCGGCGAGGGCAATATCGGCGCGCTCTGGGCGCTGATCTTCACCTTCGTCGGCATGTTCCTGTTCTCCCTCGTCTGGTCGTGGAATTTCTGGCCGCCGGCACCGGCCTCCATGACCGGCAAGATCAACGTGGAAGCCCTGCAACTCGGCTTTTCCAACGCCGCGACGCTGCAGGAAAAGCTCGGCATTCCGGCGATCGTCTTCGGCCTCGTCCAGGCGGCCGTGCTTCTCCTCATCTACCGGGCGATCCTGAAGAAGGAGGCCGCCCAGCAGGCCCGCCACAAGGCGGCCCAGGAGGAGCGGGCGCTGAAGAAGGCGATGACCGAAAAAGCATCGGGCAAGACCGGAGAGCCGGTCGCCGAGCCGGCGCAATAA
- a CDS encoding phosphotransferase enzyme family protein produces MQRSGDSDSFEETETDEVPAPAGEATTGELEALARAALPLWGTDPEARLTLINLSENATFLVEPRDAEKTVLRVHREGYHSRAAIESELCWMTALREEAGVSTPVPIAGLNGAAIQDRATPSVPRGRRLVMFEFLEGREPSEADDLQGPFRRLGEISARMHRHVDQWQRPAFFERHAWDFEHSLGSDPNWGDWRGAPAVDAAGVTLLERQAATVERRLAAFGQGPERYNLVHADIRLANLLVTEDDTHVLDFDDSGFGWFLYDVATALSFMEHLPQVPDLIEAWLDGYRRVRPLGAEDIAEIPTFLMLRRMIILAWMGSHADTDLARTLGAEYTQTSVELAEGYLSRFG; encoded by the coding sequence ATGCAGCGATCAGGCGACAGCGATTCTTTTGAGGAGACGGAAACCGACGAGGTCCCGGCGCCCGCCGGCGAGGCGACGACCGGCGAGCTGGAAGCGCTCGCCCGCGCCGCCCTGCCGCTCTGGGGCACGGACCCCGAGGCGCGGCTGACGCTCATCAACCTGTCGGAGAACGCCACCTTCCTGGTCGAGCCGAGGGATGCGGAAAAGACGGTCCTGAGGGTCCACCGGGAGGGCTACCATTCGCGCGCCGCCATCGAGAGCGAGCTTTGCTGGATGACGGCGCTGCGAGAGGAGGCGGGTGTTTCCACGCCGGTGCCGATCGCCGGGCTCAACGGCGCGGCGATCCAGGACCGGGCGACACCCTCCGTCCCGCGGGGCCGCCGTCTGGTCATGTTCGAGTTCCTGGAGGGCCGCGAGCCGTCGGAGGCCGACGACCTTCAGGGCCCGTTCCGGCGCCTCGGCGAGATCTCCGCGCGCATGCACCGCCACGTCGACCAGTGGCAACGGCCGGCGTTTTTCGAGCGCCACGCCTGGGACTTCGAGCATTCGCTCGGGTCCGATCCGAACTGGGGCGACTGGCGAGGCGCCCCTGCCGTCGATGCGGCGGGTGTCACCCTGTTGGAGCGGCAGGCGGCGACCGTGGAACGGCGCCTTGCCGCATTCGGCCAGGGTCCCGAGCGCTACAACCTCGTCCATGCCGACATCCGGCTCGCCAACCTCCTCGTCACCGAGGACGACACCCATGTGCTCGACTTCGACGACAGCGGCTTCGGCTGGTTCCTCTACGACGTCGCTACCGCCCTCTCCTTCATGGAGCACCTGCCGCAGGTGCCGGACCTGATCGAGGCCTGGCTCGACGGCTACCGCCGGGTGCGCCCGCTCGGTGCCGAGGATATCGCCGAAATCCCGACCTTCCTGATGCTGCGCCGGATGATCATCCTCGCCTGGATGGGCTCCCACGCCGACACCGACCTCGCTAGGACGCTCGGGGCGGAGTACACGCAGACGAGCGTCGAGCTTGCTGAGGGGTATCTGTCGCGGTTCGGGTAG
- a CDS encoding c-type cytochrome: MKTRFAGTCLAAAVLIAAALLWPGIATAEGPLGEDMRRVAAELIVMRDDAERIISGEDLTERQREALAARVRGAASYLPLLLRKADGNRRSDEIAALRAALAEPDWSTAIGILARLSETYPFDATGLRPPADAEEAAKFGQTLHEAYCISCHEGGENPDWLPIPNLFEMAKTMPEERLLPRFYNGIRGDASTALAQPMSAGDIAALIAYYRRAPTPE, encoded by the coding sequence GTGAAAACGCGTTTCGCCGGAACGTGTCTGGCCGCGGCGGTTTTGATCGCCGCGGCTCTTCTTTGGCCGGGCATTGCCACGGCCGAGGGCCCTCTCGGCGAGGACATGCGCCGCGTTGCCGCCGAACTCATCGTCATGCGCGACGACGCCGAACGGATCATCTCGGGCGAAGACCTGACGGAACGCCAGCGGGAGGCCCTTGCCGCCCGCGTGCGCGGCGCCGCCAGCTACCTGCCGCTTCTCTTGAGAAAAGCCGACGGCAACCGGCGCTCCGACGAGATTGCGGCGTTGCGTGCGGCCTTGGCAGAGCCGGACTGGTCGACGGCTATCGGCATTCTCGCACGCCTCTCCGAGACCTATCCGTTCGATGCCACCGGACTGCGTCCGCCCGCCGATGCCGAGGAAGCCGCAAAGTTCGGCCAGACGCTCCACGAGGCCTATTGCATCTCCTGCCACGAGGGCGGCGAGAATCCGGACTGGCTGCCGATCCCGAACCTTTTCGAAATGGCCAAGACCATGCCGGAGGAGCGGCTGCTGCCGCGCTTTTACAACGGCATCCGCGGCGATGCCTCGACCGCGCTCGCCCAGCCCATGTCCGCAGGCGACATCGCCGCCCTCATTGCCTACTATCGCCGGGCACCAACGCCCGAGTGA
- a CDS encoding NAD(P)/FAD-dependent oxidoreductase, with product MAETTDAIVIGAGIIGAATTLELARAGFRTLCVDSLPAAGYGPTSGSCAVIRVHYSTFEGTAFAYEGYHYWRDWADYLGVADERGLAEFRDIGCMVMCTDENGHLKKHTDICDEIGIPYQRWDAAKIEERLPFYDLRSYFPPKRLDDPDFGHSNGCRLKGSVFFPTAGYVTDPQLATHNLQRAAEAAGATFRFGRTVTEILTGAGRVSGVRLDDGTMTSAPIVVNVAGPASAKVNAMAGALDDMTISTRALKQEVVHVPAPDGVDFFNAAFPISDNDIGCYCRPEKGNYILIGSEDPACDPREWVDPDGYDTNFTDQWTHQAYRYAQRVPSLGIPSRMQGVVDLYDVSDDWIPIYDKSAVDGFFMAIGTSGNQFKNAPIAGKMMAALVAYCAEGHDHDTNPLQFELPYLGRSIDAGFYSRKRPINKESSFSVLG from the coding sequence ATGGCGGAGACGACGGACGCAATCGTGATCGGCGCCGGCATTATCGGTGCGGCGACGACGCTGGAACTGGCCCGCGCCGGCTTCCGGACCCTTTGCGTCGACAGCCTGCCGGCCGCCGGCTACGGCCCGACCAGCGGTTCCTGCGCCGTCATCCGCGTGCATTACTCGACCTTCGAGGGCACGGCCTTCGCCTATGAGGGCTACCACTACTGGCGCGACTGGGCCGACTATCTGGGCGTTGCCGACGAGCGCGGCCTTGCCGAGTTCCGCGACATCGGCTGCATGGTCATGTGCACCGACGAGAACGGCCACCTGAAGAAGCACACCGACATCTGCGACGAGATCGGCATTCCCTACCAGCGCTGGGACGCGGCCAAGATCGAGGAGCGCCTGCCGTTCTATGACCTGAGGAGCTATTTCCCGCCCAAGCGCCTCGACGATCCCGACTTCGGCCATTCCAACGGCTGCCGCCTCAAGGGCTCGGTGTTCTTTCCGACCGCCGGCTACGTCACCGACCCGCAACTCGCCACCCACAATCTGCAGCGCGCGGCCGAGGCCGCCGGTGCGACGTTCCGCTTCGGGCGCACGGTGACGGAGATCCTCACCGGCGCCGGCCGGGTTTCCGGCGTCCGGCTCGACGACGGCACGATGACCTCCGCGCCCATCGTCGTCAACGTCGCCGGTCCCGCCTCGGCAAAGGTCAACGCCATGGCCGGGGCCCTCGACGACATGACGATCTCGACCAGGGCCCTGAAGCAGGAGGTGGTGCACGTGCCGGCGCCCGACGGCGTCGATTTCTTCAACGCCGCGTTCCCGATTTCCGACAACGACATCGGCTGCTACTGCCGGCCGGAAAAGGGCAACTACATCCTCATCGGCAGCGAGGACCCGGCATGCGACCCGCGCGAATGGGTCGACCCGGACGGCTACGACACCAATTTCACCGACCAGTGGACCCACCAGGCCTACCGCTACGCCCAGCGCGTGCCGAGCCTCGGCATCCCGAGCCGCATGCAAGGCGTGGTCGACCTCTACGACGTCTCCGACGACTGGATCCCGATCTACGACAAGTCCGCCGTCGACGGCTTCTTCATGGCGATCGGCACCTCCGGCAACCAGTTCAAGAACGCGCCCATCGCCGGCAAGATGATGGCCGCCCTCGTTGCCTACTGCGCCGAGGGTCACGACCACGACACCAATCCGCTGCAGTTCGAACTGCCCTATCTGGGCCGCAGCATCGACGCCGGCTTCTATTCGCGGAAACGCCCGATCAACAAGGAAAGCAGCTTTTCCGTGCTTGGATGA